In Zingiber officinale cultivar Zhangliang chromosome 1A, Zo_v1.1, whole genome shotgun sequence, a genomic segment contains:
- the LOC122017303 gene encoding glucose-6-phosphate 1-dehydrogenase, cytoplasmic isoform-like — protein sequence MSKGCNVVNSFLQHVSSESDNTKSESFSEEKDMGFVREVGCLSIIVLGASGDLAKKKTFPALFHLFAQGFLQENDVHIFGYARTKLTDDDLRARIRGYLQKGVSAEQEDVLSRFLLLIKYVSGSYDSADGFQLLNKAISEHEISKKSHPGNSRRLFYLALPPSVYPSVCRMIRQNCMNPSDLGGWTRIVVEKPFGKDLNSAEDLSAQLGELFTEEQLYRIDHYLGKELVQNLLVLRFANRLFLPLWNRDNIANIQIVFREDFGTEGRGGYFDEYGIIRDIIQNHLLQVFCLVAMEKPISLKPEHVRDEKVKVLQSVLPIKHEEVILGQYEGYKDDPTVSDSSNAPTFATVVLRIHNERWEGVPFILKAGKALNSRKAEIRVQFKDVPGDIFKCQKQGRNEFVIRLQPSEAMYMKLTLKKPGLEMSTIQSELDLSYGLRYQEVKIPEAYERLILDTIRGDQQHFVRRDELKVAWEIFTPLLHSIDDGELKPIPYKPGSRGPEEADELLAKAGYVQTHGYVWIPPTLT from the exons ATGTCAAAGGGATGCAATGTGGTGAATTCATTTTTACAGCATGTGTCCTCAGAAAGTGACAATACTAAGAGTGAATCATTTTCAGAAGAAAAAGATATGGGATTTGTGAGGGAGGTTGGCTGTCTATCCATAATTGTGCTTGGTGCTTCAGGAGATCTTGCAAAGAAGAAAACATTTCCTGCACTTTTCCACCTTTTTGCCCAG GGATTCCTACAGGAGAATGATGTACACATATTTGGTTATGCCAGGACAAAGCTCACCGATGATGACCTTAGAGCACGCATTCGCGG ATACCTACAGAAAGGTGTTTCAGCTGAGCAAGAGGATGTTTTATCAAGGTTCTTGCTATTG ATTAAATATGTCAGTGGTTCATATGACAGTGCAGATGGCTTTCAACTATTAAACAAGGCAATTTCCGAGCATGAGATATCAAAAAAAAGCCATCCAGGAAACTCTCGCAGACTATTTTACTTGGCACTTCCTCCTTCTGTTTACCCTTCTGTTTGCAGAATGATAAGACAAAACTGCATGAACCCAT CTGATCTTGGTGGCTGGACTCGCATAGTGGTTGAGAAACCTTTTGGAAAGGACCTTAATTCTGCAGAAGATTTAAGTGCTCAACTTGGAGAGCTATTTACTGAAGAACAGCTGTATAGAATTGATCACTACCTGGGAAAGGAGTTGGTTCAGAACTTg CTTGTACTGCGTTTTGCAAATAGGTTGTTTTTGCCTCTTTGGAATCGTGACAACATTGCTAATATACAG ATTGTATTCAGGGAAGATTTTGGAACTGAAGGACGAGGAGGATACTTTGATGAATATGG AATTATTCGAGATATCATTCAAAATCATTTGCTGCAG GTATTTTGTTTGGTTGCTATGGAGAAGCCTATTTCACTTAAGCCTGAACACGTTCGGGATGAGAAAGTGAAG GTTCTTCAGTCTGTGCTACCCATAAAGCATGAAGAAGTAATCCTCGGACAATACGAGGGCTATAAAGATGACCCAACTGTCTCTGACAGTTCAAATGCTCCTACATTTGCTACTGTTGTTTTGCGTATACACAATGAAAGATGGGAAG GCGTCCCTTTTATATTAAAGGCAGGAAAAGCTCTGAATAGCAGGAAAGCTGAAATTCGTGTCCAATTTAAGGATGTTCCTGGGGACATCTTCAAAT GTCAAAAGCAAGGGAGAAATGAATTCGTCATTCGCTTGCAACCATCAGAGGCCATGTATATGAAACTAACA CTCAAGAAACCTGGATTGGAAATGTCAACCATACAAAGTGAATTAGATTTATCCTATGGGCTAAGGTATCAAGAGGTCAAAATCCCAGAGGCATACGAGCGGCTAATCTTGGACAC CATAAGGGGTGACCAGCAGCACTTTGTGCGCAGAGATGAGCTGAAA GTGGCATGGGAGATATTTACTCCTCTTCTGCACAGTATCGATGACGGAGAACTGAAGCCTATTCCATATAAACCAGGCAGCCGTGGACCAGAAGAAGCCGATGAATTACTTGCAAAAGCAGGATATGTGCAAACACACGGCTACGTATGGATTCCACCCACCCTCACATAG
- the LOC122017308 gene encoding stromal 70 kDa heat shock-related protein, chloroplastic-like, which yields MATSSMQIHVLGSSGAFPSSKLPFSRFPASSNSLFFGLRRPSGVRLASGRPGHGAGYRPLRVVCEKVVGIDLGTTNSAVAAMEGGKPTIVTNAEGQRTTPSVVAYTRNGDRLVGQIAKRQAVINPENTFFSVKRFIGRKMSEVNEESKQVSYRVSRDENGNVKLDCSAIGKQFAAEEISAQVLRKLVDDASKFLNDKVTKAVVTVPAYFNDSQRTATKDAGRIAGLEVLRIINEPTAASLAYGFEKKNNETILVFDLGGGTFDVSVLEVGDGVFEVLSTSGDTHLGGDDFDKRIVDWLAAGFKRDEGIDLLKDKQALQRLTETAEKAKMELSSLTQTNMSLPFITATADGPKHIETTLTRAKFEELCSDLLDRLRTPVNNALKDAKLSFKDLDEVILVGGSTRIPAVQELVKKMTGKDPNVTVNPDEVVALGAAVQAGVLSGDVSDIVLLDVTPLSIGLETLGGVMTKIIPRNTTLPTSKSEVFSTAADGQSSVEINVLQGEREFVRDNKLLGSFRLDGIPPAPRGVPQIEVKFDIDANGILSVTAVDKGTGKKQDITITGASTLPSDEVERMVNEAEKFAKVDKENRDAIDTKNQSESVIYQTEKQLNELRDKVPAAVKEKVEAKLKDLKDAVANESTQGMKDAMAALNQEVMQLGQSLYNQPGAAGAGPAPGADADSAGTSSKGADNDDVIDVDFTDSK from the exons ATGGCGACCTCGTCGATGCAGATCCATGTACTAGGCTCCTCCGGCGCCTTCCCCTCCTCTAAGTTGCCGTTCTCACGCTTTCCCGCTTCTTCCAATTCCCTCTTCTTCGGCCTCCGCCGACCGAGTGGAGTTCGACTCGCTTCAGGGCGCCCGGGGCATGGGGCCGGATATAGGCCTTTGCGAGTGGTATGCGAGAAGGTGGTTGGGATCGATCTCGGCACCACTAACTCGGCCGTCGCCGCCATGGAAGGAGGCAAGCCGACTATAGTGACCAACGCTGAGGGTCAGAGAACGACTCCCTCAGTGGTGGCCTATACGAGGAACGGAGATAGGTTGGTGGGGCAGATTGCCAAGCGCCAGGCAGTTATCAACCCCGAAAATACATTTTTTTCAGTGAAGAGGTTCATTGGACGGAAGATGTCGGAAGTGAACGAAGAGTCGAAGCAAGTCTCTTATCGGGTCTCGAGAGATGAGAATGGAAATGTCAAGCTTGATTGCTCTGCCATCGGGAAACAGTTTGCTGCTGAAGAGATCTCAGCTCAG GTTTTAAGAAAGCTCGTGGATGATGCATCCAAGTTTTTGAATGACAAGGTTACAAAAGCCGTGGTTACTGTTCCTGCTTACTTCAATGACTCTCAGAGGACAGCTACAAAGGATGCTGGGCGTATTGCTGGTTTAGAGGTCCTTCGTATCATTAATGAGCCAACAGCTGCATCATTGGCTTATGGATTTGAAAAGAAGAACAACGAAACTATTCTGGTATTTGATTTGGGTGGTGGCACTTTCGATGTTTCAG TTCTAGAGGTTGGAGATGGTGTTTTTGAGGTGCTTTCAACATCTGGGGACACACATCTTGGTGGTGATGATTTTGACAAG AGAATTGTCGACTGGCTTGCTGCTGGCTTCAAGAGAGATGAAGGAATTGATCTTTTGAAAGACAAACAAGCCCTTCAGAGATTAACTGAAACTGCTGAAAAGGCTAAGATGGAGTTGTCCTCCTTGACTCAAACAAACATGAG TTTACCTTTTATCACGGCGACTGCTGATGGTCCCAAGCATATAGAGACAACACTAACAAGAGCCAAATTTGAGGAACTCTGTTCAGATCTTCTTGACAG GCTAAGAACCCCTGTTAATAATGCATTGAAAGATGCAAAACTCTCATTTAAGGATTTAGATGAGGTAATCCTTGTTGGTGGGTCAACTCGTATCCCAGCAGTTCAGGAACTTGTGAAGAAGATGACTGGGAAGGATCCTAATGTCACTGTCAATCCTGATGAGGTTGTTGCTCTTGGTGCTGCCGTGCAG GCAGGAGTATTGTCTGGGGATGTCAGTGATATTGTGCTTCTTGATGTCACACCGCTGTCCATTGGTTTGGAGACATTGGGTGGGGTCATGACAAAGATTATTCCGAGGAACACAACATTACCAACATCCAAATCAGAAGTCTTCTCTACAGCAGCAGATGGTCAGTCAAGCGTTGAGATAAATGTTCTTCAGGGAGAAAGAGAGTTTGTGCGAGACAACAAATTGCTCGGCAGTTTCCGTCTGGATGGGATCCCTCCAGCACCTCGAGGGGTTCCACAGAttgaagtcaagtttgacatcGATGCCAATGGAATCCTGTCTGTCACTGCTGTGGACAAGGGCACTGGAAAGAAACAAGATATCACCATTACTGGGGCTAGTACTTTACCTAGTGATGAG GTGGAAAGAATGGTTAATGAAGCTGAGAAATTTGCCAAAGTGGACAAGGAGAATAGGGATGCCATTGACACAAAGAACCAGTCTGAGTCTGTTATTTACCAGACTGAGAAACAACTCAATGAGCTCAGAGATAAGGTGCCTGCTGCGGTCAAGGAGAAGGTTGAAGCAAAGCTCAAGGATCTCAAAGATGCTGTTGCAAATGAATCAACACAGGGTATGAAGGATGCAATGGCCGCTCTGAACCAGGAGGTGATGCAGCTTGGTCAGTCACTATACAACCAACCAGGTGCGGCTGGCGCTGGTCCAGCTCCTGGAGCTGATGCTGATTCTGCAGGAACATCTTCCAAGGGAGCTGATAATGATGATGTGATCGATGTCGACTTCACAGATAGCAAGTAA